Proteins encoded together in one Camelus dromedarius isolate mCamDro1 chromosome 11, mCamDro1.pat, whole genome shotgun sequence window:
- the BBS10 gene encoding Bardet-Biedl syndrome 10 protein: protein MAAACSLKAALQVAKVLETIMSCCLGPEGRQVLCTKPTGEVLLSRDGGRLLKALHLEHPLARMMVACVSSHLRKTGDGAKTFIIFLCHLLRGLHAITDKEKDSFFSENIQTHGKHWKNCCQWKFISQALLTFQTQVLDYVVDHYLSRHFLSIFSSSTKERTLCRNSLEMLLEAYFCGRVGRNNHKFISQLTCDYFFKGMACESAFEEVFELVDDCFVELKVGVTGLPVSESRIVAGLVLHRDFSVYCPADGDVRIVIVTETLQPLFSTSGSEFILNSEAQFQTSQFWITERTKGIMKHLQSQDVKLLLSSVKQPDLVIYYAGLNGISVVECLSSEEVSLIQKIIGLAPFVLPQASSQHEVSSTALVEFCKPLILRSKRYVHLGLISTCSFVPHCIVLCGPVQGLVEQHSDALHGAFKMLRQLFKDLDLNYMTQASDQNCTSGPLIYKNSGESNQLPEIVNGSIQRPYQGTVVKNKDELAKSQTYLKVYSNLVVPNIELETHTPCSTLEVTPTDETLRCLSPNKAMIIDDHEPRIESNSANSATKNTGIDIYYENLQVTKIAGKGGMLPVRCMSLEMSTSLSYCFSSIPAGCVLPVGGSFEILLHYYLLNYAKNCQQSEEAMVSMIIANALLGIPQSLYKSKKGNYRFPQIYVRALSALQTNQPIISSQTGLESVAGKYQLLTSVLQCLTKILTLDLVISIKRQPREISDQDSEEEL, encoded by the exons ATGGCAGCTGCGTGTTCTTTGAAGGCGGCGTTGCAGGTGGCGAAAGTGCTAGAAACCATCATGAGCTGCTGCCTGGGGCCGGAAGGGCGGCAAGTACTGTGTACGAAGCCCACGGGCGAGGTGCTGCTCAGCCGGGATGGAGGCCGCCTCCTGAAGGCGCTACACTTAGAGCATCCTTTAGCCAG GATGATGGTGGCATGTGTTTCCAGTCATCTCAGAAAAACGGGAGATGGTgctaaaacatttattatctttctttgCCACTTACTCAGAGGACTTCATGCAAtcacagacaaagaaaaggattctttcttttctgaaaatattcaaaCCCATGGAAAGCATTGGAAAAATTGTTGTCAGTGGAAATTCATTTCCCAAGCTCTTCTAACATTTCAGACACAAGTATTAGACTATGTTGTGGACCACTACCTAAGTAGACACTTTTTGTCCATCTTTTCTTCATCCACTAAAGAGAGAACATTGTGTAGGAACTCTTTAGAGATGCTCTTAGAAGCATACTTTTGTGGAAGAGTGGGAAGAAATAATCACAAGTTTATTTCACAATTGACGTGTGATTATTTTTTCAAGGGTATGGCTTGTGAAAGTGCGTTTGAGGAAGTATTTGAGTTAGTGGATGACTGTTTTGTCGAGTTGAAAGTTGGTGTCACCGGCCTCCCTGTTTCAGAGTCCAGGATCGTAGCTGGGCTTGTGCTTCACAGAGACTTTTCTGTGTACTGTCCAGCAGATGGTGATGTAAGAATAGTGATAGTAACAGAAACCCTTCAGCCTCTTTTTTCAACTTCTGGATCAGAGTTTATTCTAAATTCAGAAGCACAGTTTCAGACATCTCAATTTTGGATTACAGAAAGGACAAAAGGAATAATGAAACATTTACAGAGTCAGGATGTAAAATTGCTCCTATCCAGTGTGAAACAACCAGACTTAGTAATTTATTATGCAGGACTGAATGGCATATCCGTGGTGGAGTGTTTATCATCTGAAGAAGTTTCTCTTATCCAGAAGATCATTGGTCTTGCTCCCTTTGTACTACCACAGGCCTCTTCACAACATGAAGTTTCTAGCACTGCTTTGGTGGAATTTTGTAAGCCCCTTATTCTTAGATCCAAAAGGTATGTTCATCTTGGCTTGATTAGTACGTGTTCATTTGTACCACACTGTATAGTTCTTTGTGGACCAGTGCAGGGTCTTGTTGAACAACACAGTGATGCTTTACATGGAGCATTTAAAATGCTTCGGCAGTTATTTAAAGACCTTGATCTAAATTATATGACTCAAGCTAGTGACCAAAATTGTACTTCAGGTCCTCTTATTTATAAGAATAGTGGAGAAAGTAATCAGTTACCAGAAATTGTTAATGGTTCAATACAAAGGCCATATCAGGGCACAGTtgtaaaaaacaaagatgaactGGCAAAATCtcaaacatatttaaaagtatattcaaATTTGGTAGTTCCAAACATAGAATTAGAAACACATACCCCATGTTCAACACTAGAAGTGACACCAACAGATGAAACACTGAGATGTTTATCTCCAAACAAAGCCATGATAATTGATGACCATGAACCACGTATTGAAAGTAATTCTGCcaactcagcaacaaaaaacaCTGGAATAGacatttattatgaaaatttacaGGTCACAAAAATTGCTGGAAAGGGGGGCATGTTACCAGTGAGATGTATGTCACTAGAAATGAGTACTTCCCTGAGTTACTGTTTCTCATCTATACCAGCTGGTTGTGTTTTGCCAGTGGGTGGTAGTTTTGAGATCTTGTTACATTACTATCTTCTTAACTATGCCAAAAATTGCCAGCAATCAGAAGAAGCCATGGTTAGTATGATAATAGCTAATGCACTTTTAGGCATTCCTCAAAGTTTGTATAAGTCTAAGAAAGGAAATTACCGCTTTCCACAAATTTATGTAAGAGCTCTCAGTGCGCTGCAAACCAATCAGCCCATAATAAGCAGTCAGACAGGTTTGGAATCAGTTGCTGGTAAATACCAGTTACTAACTTCAGTTCTTCAATGTTTGACAAAAATCTTAACCCTTGATTTGGTGATCAGTATTAAAAGACAACCTCGGGAAATTTCTGATCAAGATTCAGAAGAGGAACTATAA